CTTCGCCACCAAATATCTTAACGCCTAATCTCTTGCTCTGTGATTCGCGGCCGTTCTTAGAACTACCGACACCTTTTTTATGTGCCATTTCTTCTTACTTTTTTAATTGATTAAGCTACTACTTCTGTAATTGTTAACTCAGTAAATTGTTGACGATGACCGTTCAACTTGCGATGACCTTTTCTTCTTTTCTTGTGAAAAACAAGGACTTTTTCACCTTTCACGATGTTCGATACAACTTGGCAAACAACTTTTGCACCTTCTACAGTAGGAGCACCTACAGTGATAGCACCATCTTTGTCAACTAAAAGAACTTTTTCAAATTCTACTGTCGCACCGTTTTCTGCTTCCTGCATGTGGTGTACAAACAGCTTTTTGCCAGCTTCTGCTTTAAATTGCTGACCGTTGATTTCTACAATTGCGTACATTCTTATATATAATGTATAAGTTAGCTCCGTCGGGTGGTTTCTAATCACTTGGAAAACACTTGATTGAACCCGGTGCGGAATAATCGGGCACAAAATTACTTTTTTTATTTGATATAGGCAAATGTTTCTTTCATCTTTTTATGATGTTTGAGAGGGACAGCAGCCATTGATTTAAGTTTCCTATGGTTGTAGGATGTAGAAAGTTGCACCTGCCAGCAATGTGGCAAGTACAGCCAGTAGTATTAGCAGTATCAGGCTGTATATGAACATAATTATTGTGCGCCAAAAGCTTTTCCACCAGGTACAACGATATAGTTGCTTGTAGTCCAAGCAAAATAGGCTGAACATGAGCCACCAAGGCAGTTCGTATAGATCACTTATTCTTGCATAGCCGTGGAAGGGTAATATAACTATACTTAGCAGAAGTAGCTGGCAGGCAATATAGGCTTGTATAAAGATATGTTCCGTGGTGTTATAGTTTGATTTATATTTCTTGCGGCGGAAGGCAAGCTGAGTAGCGAATGCAAACAAAGGTAGGGTGATGATGATATGAAATGCTTTGTTGCCGTGTCCCCAACTTATCAGCAGGTTACATACTTTTGTCAGGAAGGGAGATTGCCGAATGAATTGTTTGATTTTATCTTCCATTTTGTCACTGTTTTCTATCAGGGTGTCTATAAAGTCCTCCTCTTTGTCTTCGTATCGGGTATTGAAAGTGACAGTTGCACTATCTTTCGTCGATTGCTCCTGAATCTTTTCCAGACTCTTCTCCAGGTCATCCAAAGTAATGGCAAGCATTTTCTTTTCTTCTTCGGACGTAGCTTTTTTCAGCTTTCTTTGTAGTTTTTTTTGGGCGGAAATGATTTTTTCTTTCTTTTCCTCCTGTAACTCTTGTTGGGTAGCCTTTTTCGGATTCAATGCTTCCGGGGCTACCAGTTGTACAGTCATGAGGTAGAGTGCGGCAAGGATGAACAAGGTTTGGAACGGACGGAAATACTGTATTCGTTTCCCGCCGATGAAATCACGAATCAGGTAGCCAGGGCGATAGAGCAAATCGATGAGTGTGCGTCCGAATCCCCTGTCTATATTGAAGAAACCTCCGGCAATGTTTTTCAGAGCATTGCTCAGACGATAGCGTGGAGTGTTGCGGCTTTGTCCACAACGATTGCAGTAATTTCCGATATAAGTAGTGCCGCAGTTCTGGCAGACACTTGTCTCGTTTGTAATGGGGGGTGTTTCATTTCCCCGTATCAACTTGAGGCGGAATGCACGCAAGCGCACTGTGCAAGGATGCCACCAAGGGGTGATGAGAGCCTTTGCCTTGTCAGGAAGAATTCGTCTTTTCTGCAAGACTCCCCATATTGTTAGCAGAAAGATGAATGCGAAAAAAAAACTGTCCGTTCTTTCCTTTTCTTCGTATGACAACCAGATTAGTGACAATAAGAGAACAATTTGCCAGATACTTATTCTTCTCTTTTTCCGAAAGGAGACTGTGGTGTCATTTTCAGGGCAGATGGGTTTCTCGATTTCGAATATTGGCGATTGTTCTTCTTTGTTTTCCAGCAACTCGTCCAAAGTACTCATTATTTTCCAATGTGGATACTTGCTTAGTTCTCTGGCGGTGGTCACTCCATGGGTCACACCGGCAAAATCCACTCCGGCTGCTTGGGCTGTCTCCGCATCCACCGTACTGTCTCCGATATATAGTGTCTCGTTTTTGGAGGCGTGTAGTTGCTTGATGGCAAAAAGTAAACCTTCAGGTGCAGGTTTGGCTTCTTTTACGTCTTCGCCACCTACAATGATATCCATGAAATTGGTTGGAAAATGTAAATCAAGGAGCTCCTTTATCCGGTAACGATATTTAGTGGAAATAATCCCTATTCGTGCTCCAGTATCTTTTAAAGCCACCAATACAGACTTAGTTTCGAGGAAAAGCACTGTGTTGACAGTCATATGTGTATCCGCCTCTTTAGTGTACTCTTGCTTGAAATCCATCAGTTGCCTGATATCTGTTACTCCGGTAAGGATGGAAAAAGAATCTTCCAGAGTTTTTCCAATGGTACGTTTGATATCTTCATCTGCCACTTCCGTGTATCCGTGCCTGGTGAGTACATTTCGGAAACAAGTAACAATACCACGTGATGAATCGGCAAGAGTATAGTCAAAGTCGAAGAGGTAGGTAGTATAATTCATTGTGTTTTTTTTACAAAGATATAAAATAATTATATTCAGACTGTTGTTCTGTCGGAGAAAGAATGTATTTTTGTAACAAACTACAATGAAAACTTCTGTTTGTATGAAAAAGTTTCTTCTTTTGACATTGGTTATCGGGGTGCTTTTAGGAGCATGTGTATCGGGTAAACAAACACAACCTGAAACAGATTATTCCTCTTTGGTAAATCCTTTTGTGGGAACCGATTTTACAGGTAATACTTATCCGGGTGCACAAGTGCCGTTTGGTATGGTGCAATTGAGTCCGGATAATGGATTGCCCGGATGGGATCGTATTTCTGGATATTTTTATCCGGATAGCACGATCTCCGGATTCAGTCATACACACCTTTCAGGCACTGGAGCCGGTGATTTATATGATATTTCCTTTATGCCTGTCATTATGCCCTATCAGGAAGCGGAAGCTCCATTAGGGATTTATTCTAAATTTTCTCATCAGGATGAGGAGGCTTCGGCCGGTTATTACAGTGTTTTGCTGAAGGATTATAATATTCGTGTCGAACTGACTGCCACTGAGCGTTGCGGTATTCAGCGATATTCTTTTCCTAAGGGCCGGGCGACGGTTTTCTTGAATCTGAAAAAGGCGATGAATTGGGATGTTACTGTCGATTCCCATATAGAGATTGTGGATTCATGCACTATTCAAGGTTTTCGTTTCTCTGACGGGTGGGCGCGTAACCAACGTGTGTATTTCTGTACTCGCTTTTCCAAGCCATTTATGGCATTTGAGCTTGATACCACGGCGGTTCAGCTTAAAGGTGGTCAGGTAGGTTCGGCTTGCGTGGCTCGTTTTGATTTCCAAACCTCTGTTGGAGGAGAACAAATAGTGTTTAGCACTGGACTGTCGGGGGTAAGTATGGAAGGTGCTGCCGGAAACTTGGCTGCCGAAGCTCCCCATAATGATTTTGACAGCTATGTGTCGGCGGCCAGGAGTAATTGGAATCGTCAGCTTGGTAAGATAGAAGTGACTGGAACTGATAAGGATGATAAGATGAACTTCTATACCGCTTTATACCATTCGATGCTTGCTCCTACTATTTTTAGTGATGTGGATGGTTCCTATCGTGGTCCGGACGGACAGATTCACCGAACTGACGGTTGGGTGAACTATGGAACTTTCTCCTTGTGGGATACTTTTCGTGCAGCGCATCCTCTGTTTACTTATACGGAGCCGCAGCGCGTCAATGATATGGTGAAGTCTTTTCTCGCTTTCTATGAGCAGAATGGGCGTTTGCCGGTATGGAACCTTTGGGGGAGTGAGACGGATATGATGATTGGTTATCATGCTGTGCCCGTTATAGTTGATGCTTATCTCAAGGGGATTGGAGACTTTGATGCCGAGAAGGCTTTGACTGCTTGTGTGGCTACGGCCAGTCTTGACAATTATAGAGGAATCGGTTTGTATAAAAAGTTAGGATATGTGCCTTACAATGTGGTAGATAAATATAATGCGGACAATTGGTCTTTATCAAGGACGCTGGAATATGCTTATGATGACTATTGCATAGCCCTAATGGCCCGGAAGATGGGTAAAACTGCATTGGCCGAAGAATTTCAGAAGCGGTCAGAAAGCTATAAGAATGTATTCAATCCTTCGACGGGTTTCATGCAACCAAAGAATGACAAGGGGATATTTCAGCCTGATTTCTGTCCTGATGAATATACAGCCCATATCTGTGAGAGCAATGCCTGGCAGTATTTGTGGTCAGTACAGCAGGATATTCCCGGACTGATTGCTTTGGCGGGGGGCAGTGGCCGTTTTGCTGAAAAATTGGACAGCATGTTCACTTATGTATCTGTAAAGAATGTTGATTTACCGCTTTTCAGTACGGGTATGATAGGACAGTATGCTCATGGCAACGAGCCCAGCCATCATGTTATTTATCTATATAATAAGGTACATGAACCTTGGAAGACACAGAAGTATGTGGCTCAGGTGATGCGTGAACTTTATTTTAATGCTCCTGCGGGTCTTTGTGGTAACGAGGATTGTGGGCAAATGTCAGCTTGGTATGTGTTCAGTGCAATGGGATTTTATCCAGTCAATCCGGTAGGGGGAGAATATGAAATTGGTACTCCGCTTTTTCCGGAGATGCGTATGCATTTAGATAACGGAAAAACCTTCACAGCTCTTGCTCCCAATGTCAATCGGCAAAATATCTATATTCATTCTGTGAAGGTTAATGGCCGGCCTTATGATAAAAGTTATCTCACTCATCAACAGATCATGGATGGAGCTACAGTAGAGTTTGAAATGGGAGCAGTTCCCGGTAAATGCTGGTATCATTGAAGCCTGACCTTTGTTTGGAAATATTATAAAAATCTCATAATCAATGAAAAATAACATTTTGTCACACATTTGCCTGGTGATAGCCTTGGCGATACAAACTACGGGATGTACCCGTCTGACGGAGGATACGGACAAGGACTATACAGCTTTTGTGAATCCCTTTATCGGCACGGGAGGGCATGGGCATACGCATCCGGGAGCTATGGTTCCTCATGGAATGATTCAACCCGGCCCTGATACTCGAATTCATGGATGGGATGCTTGTTCCGGTTACTACTATGGAGATTCGGTTATCAATGGATTCGCCCATACCCGCCTTAGCGGTACGGGGTGCGCCGATTTTGGCGATTTCTTGTTGATGCCTACCGTTGGTGAGCAAGACATTACTTATGTCGGAGAGAAGGAAGACAAGAATCATTGCGCTTATGCCTCCCCCTTTTCTCATGCAGCGGAAAAAGCTGAACCGGGTTATTATTCCGTTTTCTTGAGCAGATATGGTGTGCAGGCTGAACTGACGGCTACCGAGCGAACGGCACTTCATCGTTATACTTTTCCTGCCAATTCCAAATCCGGATTTATACTCGACCTTGATTATGCCATTCAGGAGCAGACTAATCAAATCATGGATGTGGAAGTATTGAACGACACTACTATACGTGCTTACAAGCGGAATGTCTGGTGGGCTTATCAACAGGATATCTATTTTTATGCCCGTTTCTCTAAACCTTTCACTGCACAGGTGGTGCGAGATACGGTTAAGACAGGTGCTAAAGAAGAACCCCGTTGCAAACTTTTGCTGAACTTTGCTACAACTGAAGGTGAACAAGTGCTCGTAAAGGCTGCGGTTTCTTCTGTGGACTATGAAGGCGCCGAGAATAACCTGATGACTGAGATGCCTACCTGGAACTTTGAAGGCACTCGCTCCGCTGCCAAGCAAAAGTGGAATAATTGCCTGAAAAAGATTGATGTATTGACTGATGATATTGATCGGCTCACCATCTTCTATACAGCTCTTTATCATGCCAATATAAGTCCTAACCTCTTTACTGATGCGGACGGGCGTTATTTGGGTATGGATTTGCAGGTTCATCAGGGGGATGTGG
Above is a window of Bacteroides helcogenes P 36-108 DNA encoding:
- the rplU gene encoding 50S ribosomal protein L21, producing the protein MYAIVEINGQQFKAEAGKKLFVHHMQEAENGATVEFEKVLLVDKDGAITVGAPTVEGAKVVCQVVSNIVKGEKVLVFHKKRRKGHRKLNGHRQQFTELTITEVVA
- a CDS encoding HAD-IA family hydrolase — its product is MNYTTYLFDFDYTLADSSRGIVTCFRNVLTRHGYTEVADEDIKRTIGKTLEDSFSILTGVTDIRQLMDFKQEYTKEADTHMTVNTVLFLETKSVLVALKDTGARIGIISTKYRYRIKELLDLHFPTNFMDIIVGGEDVKEAKPAPEGLLFAIKQLHASKNETLYIGDSTVDAETAQAAGVDFAGVTHGVTTARELSKYPHWKIMSTLDELLENKEEQSPIFEIEKPICPENDTTVSFRKKRRISIWQIVLLLSLIWLSYEEKERTDSFFFAFIFLLTIWGVLQKRRILPDKAKALITPWWHPCTVRLRAFRLKLIRGNETPPITNETSVCQNCGTTYIGNYCNRCGQSRNTPRYRLSNALKNIAGGFFNIDRGFGRTLIDLLYRPGYLIRDFIGGKRIQYFRPFQTLFILAALYLMTVQLVAPEALNPKKATQQELQEEKKEKIISAQKKLQRKLKKATSEEEKKMLAITLDDLEKSLEKIQEQSTKDSATVTFNTRYEDKEEDFIDTLIENSDKMEDKIKQFIRQSPFLTKVCNLLISWGHGNKAFHIIITLPLFAFATQLAFRRKKYKSNYNTTEHIFIQAYIACQLLLLSIVILPFHGYARISDLYELPWWLMFSLFCLDYKQLYRCTWWKSFWRTIIMFIYSLILLILLAVLATLLAGATFYILQP
- a CDS encoding GH92 family glycosyl hydrolase, whose translation is MKKFLLLTLVIGVLLGACVSGKQTQPETDYSSLVNPFVGTDFTGNTYPGAQVPFGMVQLSPDNGLPGWDRISGYFYPDSTISGFSHTHLSGTGAGDLYDISFMPVIMPYQEAEAPLGIYSKFSHQDEEASAGYYSVLLKDYNIRVELTATERCGIQRYSFPKGRATVFLNLKKAMNWDVTVDSHIEIVDSCTIQGFRFSDGWARNQRVYFCTRFSKPFMAFELDTTAVQLKGGQVGSACVARFDFQTSVGGEQIVFSTGLSGVSMEGAAGNLAAEAPHNDFDSYVSAARSNWNRQLGKIEVTGTDKDDKMNFYTALYHSMLAPTIFSDVDGSYRGPDGQIHRTDGWVNYGTFSLWDTFRAAHPLFTYTEPQRVNDMVKSFLAFYEQNGRLPVWNLWGSETDMMIGYHAVPVIVDAYLKGIGDFDAEKALTACVATASLDNYRGIGLYKKLGYVPYNVVDKYNADNWSLSRTLEYAYDDYCIALMARKMGKTALAEEFQKRSESYKNVFNPSTGFMQPKNDKGIFQPDFCPDEYTAHICESNAWQYLWSVQQDIPGLIALAGGSGRFAEKLDSMFTYVSVKNVDLPLFSTGMIGQYAHGNEPSHHVIYLYNKVHEPWKTQKYVAQVMRELYFNAPAGLCGNEDCGQMSAWYVFSAMGFYPVNPVGGEYEIGTPLFPEMRMHLDNGKTFTALAPNVNRQNIYIHSVKVNGRPYDKSYLTHQQIMDGATVEFEMGAVPGKCWYH